The following are encoded in a window of Ferribacterium limneticum genomic DNA:
- a CDS encoding histone deacetylase family protein, translating to MRLFYTDVFVLPLPAGHRFPMEKYSRLREALLASGEFGPADFHLPHAATDQELARAHDQKYIDAVSHGQLEKTAEKQIGFPWSAGMVERSRRSAGATICACRAALEDGVAANLAGGTHHAFRDHGEGFCVFNDAAIAARAMQAEGRADRVLIVDCDVHQGNGTASILRGDDSIFTFSIHGARNFPFDKEQSDLDIELPDGCSDAAYLRQLAHGLDTAFDLSRPDLVIYLAGADPYHDDRLGRLGLSFEGLAERDRMVFNKALVHRAPVAIAMAGGYARQINDTVSIHRQTILLAKSIRTP from the coding sequence GTGCGGCTGTTCTACACCGATGTCTTCGTTTTGCCTTTGCCGGCCGGGCATCGTTTTCCCATGGAAAAGTATTCCCGACTTCGCGAGGCGCTACTCGCCAGCGGCGAGTTCGGTCCGGCCGATTTTCATCTGCCACACGCTGCCACCGACCAAGAACTGGCCCGCGCCCACGACCAGAAGTACATCGATGCCGTTTCCCACGGTCAACTGGAAAAAACGGCCGAAAAGCAAATCGGCTTTCCGTGGAGCGCAGGTATGGTCGAACGCTCCCGCCGCTCGGCCGGCGCCACCATCTGCGCCTGCCGGGCAGCGCTCGAGGACGGCGTTGCCGCCAATCTGGCCGGCGGCACCCACCACGCTTTCCGCGATCACGGCGAGGGCTTCTGCGTCTTCAACGACGCCGCCATTGCCGCCCGCGCCATGCAGGCCGAAGGCCGGGCCGACCGCGTCCTGATTGTCGATTGCGACGTGCATCAGGGCAACGGCACGGCCAGCATCCTGCGCGGCGACGACAGCATCTTCACCTTCTCCATCCACGGCGCCCGCAACTTTCCCTTCGACAAGGAACAGAGCGACCTCGACATCGAACTGCCCGATGGCTGCTCCGACGCCGCCTACCTGCGGCAACTCGCCCACGGCCTCGATACCGCCTTCGATCTTTCCCGCCCCGATCTGGTCATCTACCTGGCCGGCGCCGACCCCTATCACGACGACCGCCTCGGGCGCCTCGGACTGAGCTTTGAAGGCCTGGCCGAGCGCGACCGGATGGTTTTCAACAAAGCCCTGGTCCACCGCGCACCGGTCGCCATTGCCATGGCCGGCGGCTATGCCCGCCAGATAAACGATACCGTCAGCATTCACCGCCAAACCATCCTTCTGGCGAAATCGATCCGAACGCCGTAA
- a CDS encoding tetratricopeptide repeat protein: protein MSEFAFDVSIQDFETKVLQPAESVPVVVDFWAPWCEPCKVLKPLLEKLAEEYKGRFLLAMVNADENPELSQHFGVRSIPSVKVLFQGQLVDQFDGALPEGQIREFLDRFALPPAPGGDLRAEAAALVIEGKLEEALAKLVEASKIKPEDQAIQLDAVDVMMQLGRNDEAGQLLSGDYTQEADRANALRARLALSAGAADTAELEAKLAANPADHAVRLDLSRAYAAQARFREAMEAALEVVVRDRSFDEGAGRKALLTLFEALAGSDQYDDLIREFRRKMSAALN from the coding sequence ATGTCCGAATTTGCTTTTGACGTTTCCATCCAAGATTTCGAAACCAAGGTTCTCCAGCCGGCCGAAAGCGTGCCGGTGGTCGTCGATTTCTGGGCGCCGTGGTGCGAGCCGTGCAAGGTGCTCAAGCCCCTGCTCGAAAAGCTGGCCGAGGAATACAAGGGCCGCTTCCTGCTCGCCATGGTCAATGCCGACGAAAACCCCGAGCTATCCCAACACTTCGGTGTGCGCAGCATTCCATCGGTCAAGGTCCTGTTCCAGGGCCAGTTGGTCGATCAATTCGACGGCGCCCTGCCTGAAGGCCAGATCCGCGAATTCCTCGACCGCTTCGCCCTGCCCCCCGCGCCGGGCGGCGACCTGCGCGCCGAAGCCGCTGCGCTGGTCATCGAAGGCAAGCTCGAAGAAGCCCTCGCCAAGCTGGTCGAAGCCAGCAAGATCAAGCCGGAAGACCAGGCCATCCAGCTCGACGCCGTCGACGTCATGATGCAGCTCGGCCGCAACGACGAAGCCGGCCAACTGCTCTCCGGCGATTACACCCAGGAAGCCGACCGCGCCAACGCCCTGCGCGCCCGCCTCGCACTCTCTGCTGGCGCCGCCGATACGGCCGAACTCGAAGCCAAACTGGCCGCCAACCCGGCCGACCACGCGGTTCGCCTCGACCTCTCGCGCGCCTACGCCGCCCAGGCCCGTTTCCGCGAAGCCATGGAAGCGGCGCTCGAAGTCGTCGTTCGTGACCGCTCCTTCGACGAAGGAGCCGGCCGCAAAGCCTTGCTGACCCTGTTCGAGGCCCTCGCCGGCAGCGACCAGTACGACGACCTGATCCGCGAATTCCGTCGCAAGATGTCGGCCGCCTTGAACTAA
- a CDS encoding GAF domain-containing protein yields the protein MKTLIRVTEIWVPNKQRTHLEFFDGLYGELGEFKGASQTMAFAYGEGMPGKAWATRRPVILHSFENSYFLRTEAASKAGLTAGIALPIFAGDYLQAVIVFFIGDDLDNVGGIEIWSNTPAESFDMGMDDGYYGTAETFEWTARHTKFRPGFGLPGTVWQSGMPCIMQDLLSSKRTLRHDSNVRIGISKGVGIPCSFDNKQALVMTFLSALGTPIARRFEIWVPNEDGSGLRFGAGDCDQMPHLSECHGDATIAPWEGAIGESWMKGIPTVRDNLVFEPGPAARAATAAGLTSMVVIPVIQDGRFKAAVTWYF from the coding sequence ATGAAAACACTGATCCGGGTTACCGAAATCTGGGTGCCCAACAAACAACGCACTCACCTTGAATTTTTTGATGGTCTCTATGGCGAACTGGGCGAGTTCAAGGGAGCCAGCCAAACGATGGCCTTCGCCTATGGCGAGGGAATGCCCGGCAAGGCTTGGGCGACCAGGCGACCGGTCATTCTGCACAGTTTCGAAAACTCCTACTTTCTGCGCACCGAAGCCGCCAGCAAAGCCGGCCTGACGGCGGGAATCGCCCTGCCCATCTTCGCTGGCGACTATCTGCAGGCGGTCATCGTCTTCTTCATCGGCGACGACCTCGACAACGTCGGTGGTATCGAAATCTGGAGCAACACGCCGGCCGAATCCTTCGACATGGGCATGGACGACGGCTATTACGGCACGGCCGAGACCTTCGAATGGACCGCCCGCCACACCAAGTTCCGGCCCGGCTTCGGCCTGCCCGGCACCGTCTGGCAAAGCGGCATGCCGTGCATCATGCAGGATCTGCTCAGTTCGAAACGGACCTTGCGTCACGACAGCAACGTCCGGATCGGCATCAGCAAGGGCGTTGGCATTCCCTGCTCCTTCGACAACAAGCAGGCGCTGGTCATGACCTTTCTCTCGGCGCTGGGGACGCCCATCGCCCGGCGCTTTGAAATCTGGGTGCCCAACGAGGACGGCAGTGGCCTACGTTTCGGGGCCGGCGATTGCGACCAGATGCCGCATCTTTCCGAGTGTCATGGCGATGCGACCATTGCCCCATGGGAGGGCGCAATTGGCGAATCGTGGATGAAAGGCATCCCGACAGTGCGCGACAACCTGGTATTCGAACCCGGCCCGGCAGCGCGTGCCGCCACCGCAGCCGGACTGACCTCGATGGTGGTCATACCGGTGATTCAGGATGGCCGTTTCAAGGCAGCCGTTACCTGGTATTTCTGA
- the thrC gene encoding threonine synthase: MRYISTRGHAAPQSFCDILLGGLAPDGGLYLPESYPQIGRQELDAWRKLSYADLAYEILAKFITDIPAADLKVLVARTYTAQVYCHTRNGGNAAQITPLTKLEDGLYTQELSNGPTLAFKDMAMQLLGNLFEYVLDKRNESINILGATSGDTGSAAEYAMRGKHNVKVFMLSPDGKMSAFQRAQMYSLQDANIFNIAVTGLFDDAQDIVKAVSNDAEFKAKYKIGAVNSINWARVAAQIVYYFQGYFLATKSNDEQVAFAVPSGNFGNICAGHIAHQMGLPIARLVLATNENDVLDEFFRTGVYRPRTAAQTSITSSPSMDISKASNFERFVFDLVGRDPAVVKELWAKVDKGEAFDLSSTVYWKNLPNFKFVSGKSSHIDRINTIRFAQGRYNVMLDTHTADGLKVALEHRLPNIPMIVLETAQPAKFEETIREALGTEPVRPADLAGIENLPQRVVVMAPDVEAVKRYLVERV; encoded by the coding sequence ATGCGCTACATTTCGACCCGCGGCCACGCCGCGCCCCAGTCCTTTTGCGACATTCTGCTCGGTGGCCTGGCGCCCGATGGCGGCCTTTATCTGCCGGAAAGCTATCCGCAGATCGGTCGTCAAGAACTTGATGCCTGGCGCAAACTCTCATACGCCGATCTGGCCTACGAAATCCTCGCCAAATTCATCACCGATATCCCGGCGGCCGACCTCAAGGTACTGGTCGCCAGGACCTACACTGCTCAGGTTTATTGCCACACGCGCAACGGCGGCAATGCGGCGCAGATCACACCGCTGACCAAGCTCGAAGACGGCCTCTACACGCAGGAACTATCGAACGGCCCGACGCTGGCCTTCAAGGACATGGCCATGCAGTTGCTTGGCAACCTGTTCGAGTACGTGCTCGACAAACGCAACGAGTCGATTAACATCCTCGGCGCCACCTCCGGCGACACCGGTTCGGCGGCCGAATACGCCATGCGCGGCAAGCACAACGTCAAGGTCTTCATGCTTTCGCCGGATGGCAAGATGAGCGCCTTCCAGCGCGCCCAGATGTATTCGCTGCAGGATGCCAACATTTTCAACATCGCCGTCACCGGACTGTTCGACGACGCGCAGGATATCGTCAAGGCAGTTTCCAACGACGCGGAATTCAAGGCCAAGTACAAGATCGGCGCCGTCAATTCGATCAACTGGGCCCGCGTTGCGGCGCAGATCGTCTATTACTTCCAGGGCTATTTCCTGGCGACCAAGAGTAACGACGAGCAGGTCGCCTTCGCCGTGCCGTCGGGCAACTTCGGCAACATCTGCGCCGGCCACATCGCCCACCAGATGGGCTTGCCGATTGCCCGCCTGGTGCTGGCGACCAACGAAAACGATGTGCTCGACGAGTTCTTCCGCACCGGCGTCTATCGTCCGCGCACCGCCGCCCAGACCAGCATCACCTCCAGCCCGTCGATGGATATTTCCAAGGCTTCCAACTTCGAACGCTTTGTTTTCGATCTCGTTGGCCGCGACCCGGCTGTCGTCAAGGAATTGTGGGCAAAAGTCGATAAGGGTGAAGCCTTCGACCTGTCTTCCACGGTCTACTGGAAAAATCTGCCAAATTTCAAATTCGTTTCCGGCAAGAGCTCACACATCGACCGCATCAACACCATCCGTTTCGCGCAAGGCCGCTACAACGTCATGCTCGATACGCACACCGCCGACGGCCTCAAGGTGGCGCTCGAACATCGTTTGCCCAACATCCCGATGATCGTCCTCGAAACGGCGCAACCAGCCAAGTTCGAGGAAACAATCCGCGAAGCGCTGGGCACCGAGCCGGTCCGCCCGGCCGATCTGGCTGGCATCGAAAACCTGCCGCAGCGCGTCGTGGTCATGGCGCCGGATGTCGAGGCGGTCAAACGCTATCTCGTCGAACGCGTCTGA
- a CDS encoding ATP-binding protein gives MKKLLALFDLRSLQTRITIGVLLLGLFVLWSAVFALGHTMRRDMETTISRQQFSTVSLIANELDRSIRERQEIVRTIADGYRISRLADSPEAQASLERHPLPESIFNWGLLVIDRQGIAVASIPRQLKRTGVNFLDYPGIKHVLSGAGATITDPLFSEHSQQPIFAIMAPIHDEQKQVVGVVVGVTNLNQSNFLDQIGTTKYGLTGDFLITAPKTRSYVTASDKHRLLKSGPPRGVNAVYDRYIDGYEGSGLALSSRGVLELSSSKEIPSTGWLMQSVLPAAEAFAPIDSVERHLVMVSSGLTLVLAILCWWWLRRQFQPLAEASQLLSQMSSGDVPRQALPVHRNDEIGQLTTAFNGLQEVIIAEEAKAAEHSANKRLRQIVSEVPGVVFQYRLNADGHGSFPFASDAIKELYGVTPEEVRESTDSLRRMVHPDDYHLFIDSLNAAAKNLTPWRHEYRLCMPDGQIKWLLIRAIPEPSTDNSIIFCGFVADITDIKAMESELRNAIAEHTRKDAEIERYRDHLEQLVEERTADLELARADAIRLAMAKSEFLAKMSHEIRTPLHGVLGMTHIALRATEEGSKANDALIKIQHSGKLLLGIINDILDFSKMEAGMLKIEDTPVDLSIVLDETVEMMQERATSKGLEFLLVRADSLPAECRGDALRLRQILLNLLSNAVKFTSSGTVSLEADLDGAHLRFRITDTGIGISPEQMANIFNPFEQGDNSTTRRFGGSGLGLAITDHLVRLMGGTISVDSTPDVGSCFTVLLPYTAVRHHNEVTPETVAASATTQKILSGLRILVAEDVDISRLIMSEILAEVGAEASFAEDGQQAVDAVRTHGAAAYDVVLMDIQMPVMNGFEATRAIHQLAPELPIIGQTAHALAEERDACFAAGMVDHISKPIDPDALFAMILMHARQASGARILS, from the coding sequence ATGAAGAAACTGCTCGCGCTGTTCGATTTGCGATCACTGCAGACGCGCATCACCATCGGCGTTCTGCTGCTTGGCCTGTTTGTGCTATGGAGCGCTGTTTTTGCACTTGGCCACACCATGCGCCGGGACATGGAGACGACCATCTCCCGGCAGCAGTTCTCGACAGTCTCCCTGATCGCCAACGAACTCGACCGCTCGATTCGCGAACGGCAGGAAATCGTCCGGACCATCGCCGATGGCTATCGCATCAGCCGACTGGCCGATTCGCCGGAAGCCCAGGCTTCGCTTGAACGCCATCCGCTCCCCGAGAGCATTTTCAACTGGGGCTTACTCGTCATTGATCGCCAGGGGATAGCGGTAGCCAGCATTCCGCGCCAACTCAAACGCACCGGCGTCAATTTTCTCGACTATCCCGGGATCAAGCACGTGCTGAGCGGCGCCGGCGCAACCATCACTGACCCGTTGTTCAGCGAACACAGCCAGCAACCGATCTTTGCCATCATGGCGCCGATCCACGATGAGCAAAAACAGGTGGTGGGCGTCGTCGTCGGCGTCACCAACCTGAACCAGTCCAATTTTCTCGATCAGATCGGCACCACGAAATACGGTCTGACTGGCGATTTCCTGATTACCGCGCCCAAAACGCGCAGCTACGTCACCGCCTCGGACAAACACCGCTTGCTCAAGAGCGGCCCGCCACGCGGCGTCAATGCTGTGTATGACCGTTACATCGACGGCTACGAAGGCTCTGGGCTGGCCCTCAGCTCCCGCGGTGTTCTCGAACTGTCATCGAGCAAGGAGATACCCTCTACCGGCTGGCTCATGCAATCGGTTCTGCCCGCCGCCGAAGCCTTCGCACCGATCGACAGTGTCGAGCGACACCTGGTCATGGTTTCATCCGGCCTCACCCTGGTCCTCGCCATCCTGTGCTGGTGGTGGCTGCGTCGGCAGTTCCAGCCTCTGGCCGAAGCCTCGCAGTTGCTGAGCCAGATGAGTAGCGGCGACGTGCCGCGCCAGGCGCTGCCGGTGCACCGGAATGACGAAATCGGGCAATTGACCACCGCCTTCAACGGGCTGCAGGAAGTCATCATCGCCGAAGAGGCCAAGGCCGCCGAACATTCTGCCAACAAACGCCTGCGCCAGATTGTCTCGGAAGTGCCGGGCGTCGTCTTCCAGTACCGTCTGAACGCCGATGGCCACGGCAGCTTTCCGTTTGCCAGCGATGCGATCAAGGAGCTCTATGGCGTCACGCCGGAAGAGGTTCGCGAAAGTACCGACAGCTTGCGCCGGATGGTCCATCCGGACGACTATCACCTCTTTATCGACTCACTGAACGCTGCAGCAAAAAACCTGACGCCCTGGCGGCACGAATACCGCCTGTGCATGCCCGACGGGCAGATCAAATGGCTGCTCATTCGCGCCATCCCCGAACCGAGCACAGACAACAGCATCATTTTCTGCGGCTTCGTCGCCGACATCACCGACATCAAGGCGATGGAGAGCGAACTGCGCAACGCCATCGCCGAACACACGCGCAAGGACGCCGAAATCGAACGTTACCGCGACCATCTCGAACAACTGGTCGAGGAACGCACCGCCGATCTCGAACTGGCGCGGGCCGATGCCATCCGCCTGGCCATGGCCAAGAGCGAATTTCTGGCCAAGATGAGCCATGAAATCCGCACCCCGCTGCATGGTGTCCTCGGCATGACCCATATCGCCCTGCGCGCGACCGAAGAAGGCAGCAAGGCCAACGACGCGCTGATCAAGATCCAGCATTCCGGCAAGCTGCTGCTCGGCATCATCAACGACATCCTCGATTTCTCGAAAATGGAGGCCGGCATGCTCAAGATCGAGGACACGCCGGTCGACCTGTCCATCGTTCTCGATGAAACCGTCGAGATGATGCAGGAGCGCGCCACAAGCAAAGGACTCGAATTCCTCCTGGTACGTGCCGACAGCCTGCCCGCAGAGTGTCGCGGCGACGCCCTGCGCCTGCGTCAGATACTGCTCAACTTGCTCTCCAACGCTGTCAAGTTCACCAGCAGCGGCACCGTCAGCCTCGAAGCCGACCTCGACGGCGCCCATCTGCGTTTCCGCATTACTGACACCGGCATCGGTATCTCACCGGAGCAGATGGCCAATATTTTCAACCCCTTCGAGCAGGGCGACAATTCAACGACCCGGCGCTTCGGCGGCTCCGGCCTCGGGCTGGCCATCACCGATCACCTCGTTCGCCTGATGGGCGGCACGATCAGCGTCGACAGCACACCCGATGTTGGCAGCTGTTTTACGGTGCTTCTGCCCTACACCGCCGTCCGCCACCATAACGAGGTGACACCCGAAACCGTTGCAGCCAGTGCGACTACGCAAAAAATCCTCAGCGGTTTGCGGATTCTGGTCGCCGAAGACGTCGATATCAGTCGCCTGATCATGAGCGAAATTCTTGCCGAAGTCGGCGCCGAAGCCAGCTTTGCGGAAGATGGCCAGCAGGCGGTCGACGCCGTTCGCACACACGGCGCGGCGGCCTACGATGTTGTGCTGATGGATATCCAGATGCCGGTGATGAACGGTTTCGAAGCCACCCGCGCCATCCACCAACTGGCCCCCGAGCTGCCGATCATCGGCCAGACAGCCCATGCCCTGGCCGAAGAACGGGACGCCTGCTTCGCTGCCGGCATGGTCGACCACATCTCGAAGCCAATCGATCCGGACGCGCTGTTCGCGATGATTCTCATGCATGCGAGACAAGCATCCGGCGCTAGAATCCTGTCATGA
- a CDS encoding NAD(P)H-hydrate dehydratase, producing MNPNTLYQSPSLRQIESRHANEGLMQRAGIAAADWAALLAGERNHAILILAGPGNNGGDAFEAAWRLRQRFFDVRVVFAGEAEKLPADAAAARQAFITAGGEMSTAIPDDARWSLIIDGLFGIGLTRAPEGCYAQWISTVNRLAERDNCPLLALDCPSGLNADTGASFTPCIQASHTITFIAGKPGLLTADGPDCCGEIRVADLALNPADEIEPDGHIVTLADFSARLKPRRNNTHKGSFGSAGILGGGKTMVGAAFLAGRAALKLGAGRVYLGLLDADAPTVDLLQPELMMRRADTLLQADLQALACGPGLGRSSEALRLLEQSLKAPVQLVLDADALNLLAEDGRLEGNLYNRVGPAIMTPHPAEAARLLGCSVRDVQTDRIKAAGELASRYRCHVALKGCGTVIATVNRKIWLNSTGNPGMATAGMGDVLSGLIVALLAQNWPPEMALLAGVHLHGAAADRLVANGVGPVGLTAGEVIDAARNLFNEWVADNGKL from the coding sequence ATGAACCCGAACACGCTTTACCAGTCGCCAAGCCTGCGCCAGATCGAAAGCCGTCACGCCAATGAGGGGCTCATGCAGCGCGCCGGGATTGCTGCCGCCGACTGGGCAGCGCTACTCGCCGGCGAGCGGAACCACGCCATCCTCATCCTTGCCGGGCCTGGCAATAACGGCGGCGATGCTTTTGAGGCGGCGTGGAGGCTGCGCCAACGCTTCTTTGACGTGCGCGTCGTTTTTGCCGGCGAAGCAGAGAAACTCCCGGCCGATGCGGCCGCCGCCCGACAAGCCTTCATCACAGCCGGTGGCGAGATGAGCACGGCGATTCCCGACGATGCCCGCTGGTCGCTGATCATCGACGGCCTGTTCGGCATCGGACTGACCCGCGCGCCGGAAGGCTGCTACGCCCAGTGGATCAGCACGGTCAATCGGCTGGCCGAACGCGACAATTGCCCGCTGCTGGCGCTCGACTGCCCATCCGGATTGAATGCCGACACCGGCGCCAGCTTTACCCCGTGCATTCAGGCCAGCCACACGATCACCTTCATCGCCGGCAAGCCCGGGCTGCTCACCGCCGACGGCCCCGACTGCTGCGGCGAGATTCGCGTCGCCGACCTCGCCCTGAACCCGGCCGACGAAATCGAGCCGGATGGCCACATCGTCACCCTGGCCGACTTCAGCGCCCGCCTGAAACCGCGCCGCAATAACACGCACAAGGGTAGCTTCGGCAGCGCCGGCATCCTCGGTGGCGGCAAGACCATGGTCGGCGCCGCCTTCCTGGCTGGCCGTGCTGCGCTCAAGCTGGGCGCCGGCCGCGTCTATCTCGGGCTGCTCGATGCCGACGCGCCGACCGTCGACCTGCTCCAGCCGGAACTGATGATGCGCCGGGCCGACACCTTGCTCCAGGCCGACCTCCAGGCACTGGCCTGCGGCCCCGGCTTGGGTCGCTCCTCGGAAGCCCTGCGCCTGCTCGAACAATCGCTCAAAGCCCCGGTCCAGCTTGTTCTCGACGCCGATGCTCTCAACCTGCTGGCCGAAGACGGCCGTCTCGAAGGCAACCTCTACAACCGCGTCGGCCCGGCCATCATGACCCCGCACCCGGCCGAAGCGGCCCGCCTGCTCGGCTGCTCGGTGCGCGACGTGCAAACCGACCGGATCAAGGCCGCTGGCGAGCTGGCCAGCCGCTATCGCTGCCATGTCGCCCTCAAGGGCTGCGGAACGGTGATTGCCACGGTCAACCGGAAAATTTGGCTAAATTCAACAGGCAATCCCGGTATGGCCACGGCCGGCATGGGTGATGTGCTGAGCGGCCTGATCGTCGCGCTGCTCGCCCAGAACTGGCCGCCCGAAATGGCGCTGCTAGCCGGCGTTCATCTGCACGGCGCAGCGGCCGATCGCCTGGTCGCCAACGGCGTTGGGCCGGTCGGCCTGACCGCTGGCGAAGTCATCGACGCCGCGCGCAATCTCTTCAACGAATGGGTTGCCGACAACGGCAAGCTGTAA
- the nadC gene encoding carboxylating nicotinate-nucleotide diphosphorylase — translation MTIAFDYPLAAEISRNVAAALAEDVGAGDLTASLVPGERQVKATVICREPGVLCGQAWFDECVARLDPTARVTWHIADGERIAANQLLCEIDGNGRALLTAERSALNFLQLLSAVASKARIYADAIAGTKAQVVDTRKTLPGLRIAQKYAVRAGGGGNHRLALWDAILIKENHIHAAGGIAQAMDAARKVAASAADRCKFIQVEVENLDELNQALSAGATMILLDNFANDLLRQAVAINAGRAVLEASGNVTLETIRAIAETGVDRISVGALTKDVKALDLSMRFVG, via the coding sequence ATGACCATCGCCTTCGACTATCCGCTCGCCGCCGAAATTTCCCGCAACGTCGCCGCCGCCCTCGCCGAGGATGTCGGCGCCGGCGACCTGACCGCCAGCCTCGTCCCCGGCGAACGCCAGGTCAAGGCCACGGTAATCTGCCGCGAACCCGGCGTACTATGCGGCCAGGCCTGGTTCGACGAATGCGTCGCCCGCCTTGATCCGACAGCCCGCGTTACCTGGCATATCGCCGATGGCGAGCGCATTGCGGCCAATCAACTGCTTTGCGAAATCGACGGCAACGGCCGCGCCCTGCTCACCGCCGAGCGCAGTGCCCTCAATTTCCTGCAACTGCTCTCTGCGGTAGCCAGCAAGGCGCGCATCTACGCCGACGCCATTGCCGGCACCAAGGCACAGGTTGTCGATACCCGCAAGACCCTGCCCGGCCTGCGTATCGCCCAGAAATACGCGGTTCGCGCCGGCGGCGGCGGCAATCATCGCCTCGCCCTGTGGGACGCCATTCTGATCAAGGAAAACCATATCCACGCGGCTGGTGGGATTGCCCAGGCCATGGACGCCGCCCGCAAAGTGGCGGCCAGCGCAGCCGATCGCTGCAAGTTCATTCAGGTCGAAGTCGAGAACCTCGACGAACTGAATCAGGCGCTAAGCGCCGGTGCCACGATGATCCTGCTCGATAATTTCGCCAACGACCTGCTCCGCCAGGCCGTCGCCATCAACGCCGGCCGTGCCGTTCTCGAAGCCTCAGGCAACGTCACGCTGGAGACCATTCGCGCCATCGCCGAAACCGGCGTCGACCGGATTTCGGTCGGCGCGCTGACCAAGGACGTCAAGGCACTCGATCTCTCAATGCGCTTCGTCGGCTAG
- a CDS encoding class I SAM-dependent methyltransferase produces MTTFDHEAFWSARYRDAGEEYLFGTAPNKFLASQAGSFGDGMRVLSVADGEGRNAVWLAEQGCQVTATEISPVALEKAAKLARGRSVTVDFIEADILNWDWPQEDFDAVVGIFIQFATPAERPRQLVGMKQAVKSGGLLFLQGYTPKQLEYKTGGPSAVENLYTAEMLREIFADWEIVLLHEHEDTIEEGSAHIGRSALIDLVARKPL; encoded by the coding sequence ATGACGACTTTTGATCACGAAGCCTTCTGGTCGGCCCGCTATCGCGATGCGGGCGAGGAGTATCTATTCGGCACAGCGCCCAACAAATTTCTCGCGTCGCAGGCGGGCAGTTTTGGCGACGGCATGCGCGTTCTTTCCGTCGCTGATGGCGAGGGCCGCAACGCCGTCTGGCTGGCCGAGCAGGGCTGTCAGGTAACGGCGACCGAGATTTCGCCGGTTGCTCTGGAGAAGGCGGCCAAGCTGGCCCGTGGCCGGAGTGTCACGGTCGACTTCATCGAAGCTGATATTTTGAACTGGGACTGGCCGCAGGAAGATTTCGACGCTGTGGTCGGCATTTTCATCCAGTTTGCCACGCCGGCCGAGCGGCCAAGGCAGTTGGTGGGCATGAAGCAGGCGGTCAAATCGGGAGGCTTGCTGTTTTTACAGGGCTATACCCCGAAACAGCTCGAATACAAGACGGGCGGGCCGTCAGCGGTGGAAAATCTCTACACCGCGGAGATGTTGCGTGAGATTTTCGCCGACTGGGAAATCGTGTTGCTCCATGAACATGAGGACACGATTGAAGAAGGTTCGGCCCACATCGGCCGCTCGGCGCTGATCGACCTTGTTGCGCGCAAACCGCTATAG